A window of the Henckelia pumila isolate YLH828 chromosome 3, ASM3356847v2, whole genome shotgun sequence genome harbors these coding sequences:
- the LOC140892863 gene encoding uncharacterized protein translates to MRASPSSCSRSWSISEDSLRRYVYYASESCIQELLSASESNRAGSIAGNDGWEAVGMENGVEISRRRSGSLHTFRSRWVLKSVSPQQFLTVANAIDAAKQWDPDLVEAKYIKDLEENLSIIRLRFGDKSKPSFRNREFIVYERRETMDDGTLVVAVASLPKEIAAGLYPKQNNSIRGLLLQSGWVLEKLEHDSCMVTYIVQLDPAGWLPKCFVNRFNTKLVMIIENLKKQLLACPTARGDP, encoded by the exons ATGAGAGCCAGCCCCTCAAGCTGTAGCAGATCTTG gtctATAAGTGAGGACTCTTTGAGAAGATATGTGTACTATGCGAGTGAGAGCTGCATACAAGAGTTGCTTTCGGCTTCGGAGTCGAACCGGGCCGGGAGCATAGCCGGGAACGATGGATGGGAAGCTGTGGGGATGGAGAATGGCGTGGAGATATCCCGACGTCGTTCGGGATCGCTCCACACGTTCCGCAGCCGCTGGGTGCTCAAATCCGTCTCTCCACAGCAGTTTTTGACTGTGGCTAATGCTATTGATGCAGCTAAG CAATGGGATCCTGATTTAGTAGAAGCCAAGTACATCAAGGATCTTGAAGAAAATCTCAGCATAATTCGTCTAAGATTCGGAGACAAATCCAAGCCTTCATTCAGAAACAGAGAGTTCATCGTTTACGAGCGGCGCGAGACGATGGATGATGGAACTTTG GTTGTAGCAGTGGCTTCTCTGCCGAAAGAAATAGCAGCTGGATTGTACCCAAAACAGAACAATTCAATAAGAGGGCTTCTGCTGCAATCTGGATGGGTTCTTGAGAAGCTTGAACATGATTCTTGTATGGTCACTTATATTGTTCag TTGGATCCTGCAGGATGGTTGCCCAAGTGCTTTGTGAATCGTTTCAATACAAAACTAGTGATGATTATTGAAAACCTTAAAAAACAACTACTGGCTTGCCCCACTGCCCGGGGGGATCCTTGA
- the LOC140891819 gene encoding F-box protein At3g07870-like isoform X1, which produces MVHPMELDRSKRRGKYFMTNEEGGNNCTDEHQCDGTAALITRLIEPLVLELPDNILCDIFSRLPLKSIFYCSCVCKTFLRLVKDPCFIELHRARSSILTTNLVFQQRLGRLDTRRLFTFNHEEPPLSFCTCDDQSKYYCCHHGLYTWNISVFTFNTRRHVLVGSCNGLLCLYFDSSPKPFYAICNPIRREQIELPYLAISAPFHSCANHSGFGICPKTKQYKVISLMCLTSIDPVTSEESKSLVADVHTLGSDSWRRIENAPWPKHKSFDPLLNGAVHWITNSCKPCELISSFDLAAEAFKFVPPPAHFSLQYMDRTSRINIGVLKNCLCICYIYEDTVFEAWLMKEYGVQESWTRQFSFDTKFYAELSYQDLRLQRPIKFLNNGDLWFISREEQLVSFSPTKRTFKKLRPMGPTKSEFIVHDLSFISPKDVVGANAQN; this is translated from the coding sequence ATGGTTCATCCGATGGAGTTGGATCGAAGCAAGAGACGAGGTAAATATTTTATGACTAATGAAGAAGGAGGAAACAACTGTACTGATGAACATCAATGTGATGGTACTGCAGCATTGATAACTAGACTAATTGAGCCCTTAGTACTTGAGTTGCCGGACAATATATTATGCGATATTTTTTCAAGGCTCCCGCTGAAGAGTATATTTTACTGTAGTTGTGTTTGCAAGACGTTTCTACGACTAGTTAAGGATCCCTGTTTTATCGAACTACATCGTGCAAGATCATCTATCTTAACAACCAATCTAGTTTTTCAACAAAGATTGGGTCGGTTGGACACTCGCCGACTCTTTACCTTTAACCATGAGGAACCACCTTTATCCTTTTGCACCTGTGATGATCAAAGTAAATATTATTGCTGTCATCATGGGCTATACACTTGGAATATATCTGTGTTTACTTTCAATACCAGAAGACATGTTCTTGTTGGATCATGCAATGGACTGCTATGTTTGTATTTTGATTCATCACCAAAGCCTTTCTATGCCATCTGCAACCCTATTCGTCGCGAACAGATAGAGCTTCCTTACCTGGCCATCTCTGCTCCATTTCATAGTTGTGCAAACCATTCTGGATTTGGAATTTGTCCGAAGACCAAGCAGTACAAGGTTATCAGTCTAATGTGTCTTACATCCATTGACCCTGTGACGTCCGAAGAATCGAAAAGTTTGGTAGCCGATGTGCACACACTTGGATCGGATTCATGGAGAAGGATTGAAAACGCCCCTTGGCCAAAACACAAGTCGTTCGATCCTCTTCTGAATGGCGCCGTTCACTGGATAACCAATAGTTGTAAACCTTGCGAGCTTATAAGTTCATTCGACTTGGCAGCAGAAGCGTTCAAGTTTGTCCCACCTCCAGCTCACTTCAGTCTACAGTATATGGACAGAACCTCCAGAATCAATATTGGTGTCCTAAAAAATTGCCTCTGCATCTGCTACATTTACGAGGATACTGTCTTTGAGGCCTGGTTAATGAAAGAATATGGAGTTCAAGAATCATGGACCAGACAATTCAGCTTCGACACGAAGTTTTATGCCGAGCTGTCATATCAGGATCTTCGACTGCAACGACCaatcaaattcctgaacaacgGGGATCTATGGTTTATATCTAGGGAAGAACAACTTGTTTCTTTCAGCCCTACTAAAAGAACTTTCAAGAAACTAAGGCCGATGGGACCCACGAAATCCGAGTTTATTGTGCACGATTTGAGCTTCATATCTCCGAAGGATGTTGTGGGAGCAAATGCGCAAAACTGA
- the LOC140891416 gene encoding protein STICHEL-like, with protein MVGGGGGIDPGCLNMKKELARIRKEARVSRDPGTSSSWRSPMNSARSFSKHHHVHHYKNAQDDGSPILDSSARFLQTTLHVESNSACGGCDNSVNRGDANANEKERKVFLYNWSSKSESEKDGDPENQNENDEGPYSSHEESADLECLNRERKLVGNGSKSYAYWSDGCGSSIFKCKDTNLVPAIRHRIKKSKRSNHSSKSLLRSNDKLQKQILLSSCVKNMVENLADAGAKRDGLVGLVYHSDIDTEDESYSFLAGSSMKQVYRKEEDYASHSTPASSTSSYNDYGFKDSSAIMPRDSTMGDDAEEDADDQMDFSVQQRCGIPCYWSKKLARKSRVGYGSSYSPSLSETLRRKGSSILCGSHRSYQRRRHRASMASNKRRLASRTTAKNVLSLLTNSGDDRGGSSIGNEHSDHESSSNLGELDLEALSRLDGKRRSSSCRSRDRFELVAPHSGILRKESSQTVINLSHKYRPMLFEDLIGQNIVVQSLMSAISRGRIAPVYLFQGPHGTGKTSSARIFAAALNCLATKDSKPCGVCRECVDLISGKVSDLIEADGSDKQGIETMKNLLRNLLREPRSTLLKYKVFVVDECHLLPSKTWLSLLRLLEKLVHRVVCILVTTDIDHVHHTMLSRCQIITFNKVSICDITARLRKIAHDENLYVESDALELIASSADGSPRDAEAMLDQFTQFGKRITTSMVNKLIGAVPDERLLNLLELAMTSNATETVKRARELMNSGHDPVVLTSRMATLIVDIIAGTFLNVDSKNNYSFFAGRILSERELDTLKHALTMLSESEKHLRVSTERSTWFTATLLQLSSGPSLGQANSGGSRRQSFKTTEEDRIKMFGGSSAQKQRADGQFAPENSGSEVSFSISADQNITRKDDQISLVKAASDDSKASQNVNGEALVLSHYDCGNRKTALRYMNSKVLADIWVLCIEKCHSDTLRHLLSSHGKLVCISEVKGGFVAYVAFQDSAIKTRAEDFLSSIANLFKVVLQHNVEVEIILLPDSLGQKQIKKHIFTNPKDKLESSKRTESNSGLNLESLKLQELIYNECRVDQTKQFESAKGNDRSNTSRESKPLVQMQRIESIIRDQRSETTLSQAMERGIPGSMAHSKAERSRNLTQDGQFHQNHSKLKNSEYLPSQRWQDEYICEITASKMNDEMASEKDGTLKMIAGHPVVPSLLHNTSFASNIGKDDIGYRSGSRNAGFSGLFCWNNSQPLRRGKATRARRIRRFSWFGVCARWKTDKGYNR; from the exons ATGGTGGGTGGTGGTGGTGGGATTGATCCAGGTTGCCTGAATATGAAGAAAGAGTTGGCTCGAATTCGGAAAGAAGCTCGAGTGTCCCGGGACCCTGGTACATCCTCGTCCTGGCGTTCACCGATGAATTCTGCGAGGTCCTTCAGCAAGCATCATCATGTGCATCACTACAAGAATGCCCAGGATGATGGTAGTCCTATTCTTGATTCCTCTGCACGGTTTTTGCAGACCACATTGCATGTGGAAAGCAATAGTGCTTGTGGTGGTTGTGATAATTCTGTTAATAGAGGCGATGCGAATGCGAACGAGAAGGAAAGGAAGGTGTTTTTGTACAACTGGAGTTCGAAATCCGAGAGTGAAAAGGATGGTGATCCTGAGAATCAGAATGAGAACGACGAAGGGCCGTATTCGAGTCATGAGGAGAGTGCGGACTTGGAATGCTTAAATCGTGAAAGGAAACTTGTGGGAAATGGTTCCAAGAGTTATGCGTATTGGAGTGATGGGTGTGGTTCGTCGATCTTCAAGTGTAAAGATACCAATCTTGTTCCTGCCATTCGACATAGGATCAAGAAGTCGAAGAGAAGCAATCATTCTAGCAAAAGTTTGCTTCGTTCTAATGATAAATTGCAGAAACAGATACTATTGAGTAGTTGTGTCAAGAACATGGTAGAAAACTTGGCCGATGCGGGTGCGAAGAGGGATGGTTTGGTTGGTTTGGTTTACCATTCTGATATTGATACAGAAGATGAAAGTTATTCCTTTCTCGCTGGTTCTTCCATGAAACAAGTTTACAGGAAAGAGGAAGATTATGCTTCACATAGTACTCCGGCATCGTCCACGAGTTCCTATAACGATTACGGCTTTAAGGATTCCAGTGCGATCATGCCTCGCGATTCAACCATGGGAGATGATGCAGAAGAAGATGCAGATGATCAAATGGATTTTTCAGTCCAACAGAGGTGTGGAATTCCTTGTTATTGGTCGAAAAAGTTAGCACGGAAGTCTAGAGTAGGATATGGGAGTAGCTATTCTCCATCTCTTTCTGAAACTCTGAGGAGAAAAGGAAGCAGCATCTTGTGTGGAAGTCATAGGAGCTATCAAAGAAGACGTCACAGGGCATCTATGGCTTCCAACAAGAGGAGACTGGCTTCTCGGACAACGGCTAAAAATGTCCTGTCCCTTCTTACCAATAGCGGTGATGATAGAGGAGGATCATCTATTGGAAATGAGCATAGTGATCATGAGTCCTCGTCGAATCTTGGGGAGCTTGATTTGGAGGCTTTGAGCAGGTTGGATGGAAAAAGGCGGTCTTCAAGTTGTAGGAGTCGAGACAGGTTCGAGCTTGTGGCACCTCATTCGGGGATTCTAAGGAAAGAATCTTCTCAAACTGTCATAAATCTTAGCCACAAATATAGGCCTATGCTTTTTGAGGACTTGATAGGGCAGAACATAGTTGTTCAGTCCCTAATGAGTGCAATTTCAAGGGGAAGAATTGCCCCGGTTTATCTTTTTCAAGGTCCGCATGGAACTGGCAAAACTTCGTCTGCAAGAATTTTTGCTGCTGCTCTGAACTGCCTTGCCACTAAAGATTCAAAGCCTTGTGGGGTCTGCAGAGAATGTGTGGATTTGATATCTGGCAAGGTCAGTGACCTTATCGAAGCTGATGGTTCCGATAAGCAGGGAATTGAAACAATGAAGAATCTTCTGAGAAACCTTTTGAGGGAACCTCGATCCACTCTTCTTAAGTACAAGGTTTTTGTTGTGGACGAGTGTCACTTACTGCCTTCAAAGACATGGCTGTCACTCCTCCGACTCCTCGAGAAACTCGTGCACCGTGTTGTTTGCATACTCGTAACAACTGATATTGATCATGTGCATCATACTATGTTGTCCCGGTGTCAAATAATTACTTTTAACAAAGTTAGCATCTGCGACATAACTGCTCGACTCAGGAAAATTGCTCATGATGAGAACTTATATGTTGAATCAGATGCGTTAGAGTTGATTGCTTCAAGTGCAGATGGTTCGCCGCGAGATGCAGAAGCTATGTTAGATCAGTTCACCCAGTTTGGGAAAAGAATCACCACGTCCATGGTGAATAAACTT ATTGGGGCTGTTCCTGATGAGAGATTGCTGAATCTTTTGGAATTAGCCATGACATCAAACGCTACCGAAACAGTGAAAAGAGCCAGAGAATTGATGAATTCAGGTCATGATCCTGTGGTTTTAACGTCTCGGATGGCGACTCTTATTGTGGATATTATTGCTGGAACTTTCTTGAATGTTGATTCTAAGAACAATTATTCTTTCTTTGCCGGACGAATTT TGTCTGAAAGAGAACTAGACACACTCAAGCATGCGTTGACGATGCTCTCTGAGTCGGAGAAGCATCTGAGGGTATCAACAGAACGGTCGACGTGGTTCACAGCAACCCTGTTACAGTTAAGTTCTGGTCCTTCACTTGGTCAAGCCAACTCAGGCGGTAGCAGACGACAGAGCTTCAAAACAACGGAGGAGGACCGCATAAAAATGTTCGGAGGATCTTCTGCTCAAAAGCAGAGAGCTGATGGACAGTTTGCACCTGAAAATTCAGGTTCTGAAGTATCCTTTTCAATATCAGCCGACCAGAATATAACGAGAAAAGATGATCAAATCTCATTGGTTAAAGCTGCCAGTGACGATTCTAAGGCCAGCCAGAATGTAAATGGTGAGGCATTGGTTCTCTCTCACTATGATTGTGGAAATCGGAAAACGGCTTTGAGATACATGAACTCAAAGGTGTTGGCAGATATCTGGGTTCTGTGTATTGAGAAATGTCATTCAGACACTCTGAGACACCTGCTTTCTTCTCATGGAAAGCTTGTGTGCATATCTGAAGTTAAAG GTGGATTTGttgcttatgttgcattccaAGATAGTGCTATTAAAACCAGAGCAGAAGACTTTCTGAGCAGTATTGCTAACTTGTTCAAAGTCGTTTTACAACACAATGTGGAGGTTGAAATTATCCTTTTACCAGATTCTTTGGGCCAGAAGCAAATCAAGAAACACATATTTACTAACCCGAAAGACAAACTAGAAAGCTCAAAGAGAACAGAAAGCAATTCTGGTCTTAATTTGGAGTCATTGAAGTTACAAGAGTTAATCTATAATGAGTGCAGAGTTGATCAAACGAAGCAGTTTGAATCTGCCAAAGGAAATGATAGATCAAACACTTCTAGAGAGAGCAAGCCTCTTGTTCAAATGCAgagaattgaatcaatcataCGTGACCAAAGATCAGAAACTACACTGTCACAGGCTATGGAGAGAGGCATTCCGGGATCAATGGCTCATTCGAAAGCTGAAAGGAGTCGTAATCTGACTCAGGATGGTCagtttcatcaaaatcattcGAAGCTGAAGAATTCAGAATATCTGCCATCCCAGCGCTGGCAAGATGAGTATATCTGTGAAATCACGGCTTCGAAAATGAATGATGAAATGGCATCCGAGAAGGACGGAACTTTAAAGATGATAGCTGGGCATCCCGTTGTCCCAAGCTTGTTGCATAACACAAGCTTTGCGAGCAATATTGGCAAAGATGATAT CGGATACAGATCTGGATCACGAAATGCCGGTTTCAGTGGTTTGTTCTGTTGGAACAACAGCCAACCTCTCAGACGGGGAAAG GCTACTCGTGCACGTAGAATCCGACGATTTTCATGGTTCGGAGTATGTGCAAGATGGAAGACAGACAAAGGATACAATAGATGA
- the LOC140891819 gene encoding F-box protein At3g07870-like isoform X2, producing the protein MVGLALGFSDAGNRDVFNINNLLLTGYIRLRIKLLFLHNSVDFWRWFIRWSWIEARDEIELPYLAISAPFHSCANHSGFGICPKTKQYKVISLMCLTSIDPVTSEESKSLVADVHTLGSDSWRRIENAPWPKHKSFDPLLNGAVHWITNSCKPCELISSFDLAAEAFKFVPPPAHFSLQYMDRTSRINIGVLKNCLCICYIYEDTVFEAWLMKEYGVQESWTRQFSFDTKFYAELSYQDLRLQRPIKFLNNGDLWFISREEQLVSFSPTKRTFKKLRPMGPTKSEFIVHDLSFISPKDVVGANAQN; encoded by the exons ATGGTGGGACTTGCTCTGGGTTTCAGTGACGCAGGAAATAGAGATGTTTTCAACATAAACAACCTTCTCTT AACAGGATATATAAGGCTGAGGATAAAATTACTGTTCCTTCATAACAGTGTGGACTTCTGGCGATGGTTCATCCGATGGAGTTGGATCGAAGCAAGAGACGAG ATAGAGCTTCCTTACCTGGCCATCTCTGCTCCATTTCATAGTTGTGCAAACCATTCTGGATTTGGAATTTGTCCGAAGACCAAGCAGTACAAGGTTATCAGTCTAATGTGTCTTACATCCATTGACCCTGTGACGTCCGAAGAATCGAAAAGTTTGGTAGCCGATGTGCACACACTTGGATCGGATTCATGGAGAAGGATTGAAAACGCCCCTTGGCCAAAACACAAGTCGTTCGATCCTCTTCTGAATGGCGCCGTTCACTGGATAACCAATAGTTGTAAACCTTGCGAGCTTATAAGTTCATTCGACTTGGCAGCAGAAGCGTTCAAGTTTGTCCCACCTCCAGCTCACTTCAGTCTACAGTATATGGACAGAACCTCCAGAATCAATATTGGTGTCCTAAAAAATTGCCTCTGCATCTGCTACATTTACGAGGATACTGTCTTTGAGGCCTGGTTAATGAAAGAATATGGAGTTCAAGAATCATGGACCAGACAATTCAGCTTCGACACGAAGTTTTATGCCGAGCTGTCATATCAGGATCTTCGACTGCAACGACCaatcaaattcctgaacaacgGGGATCTATGGTTTATATCTAGGGAAGAACAACTTGTTTCTTTCAGCCCTACTAAAAGAACTTTCAAGAAACTAAGGCCGATGGGACCCACGAAATCCGAGTTTATTGTGCACGATTTGAGCTTCATATCTCCGAAGGATGTTGTGGGAGCAAATGCGCAAAACTGA